A window of Candidatus Nitrospira allomarina genomic DNA:
TAAGTTTTCCTTCTTCGTCGAATTCATGCAGGGCGCTGTGTTTAGACACACAACTCACCGGAATCTGTCCCTGAATAAAGGGATCATCCTGGCGGCCAAGCACTCTTGGCAATAGAAACCGGCCAGAATCATGCCCATTAGTAGGTACTGAAAGCCCAGTTCTCCAAAAATCTCCGCCATTGGCAATTCCCTTTTTCTTTTTTATGAGACCAACTCGAAATGATTAGAATGAGGTGTTTAGACAAACACTTCTTCCTGTTTAGCTGTCACGTTACTCTTTTCCCCTTGACGGGTTTTCAGAAGAGTGAGATCGATGACATGACCGCAATTGAGGCATCTCCCCATTTCAATTTCTAAAAATTGTCCGTCCACGTTAAAGATACTGTCTCTCACCATGAATCCTCTGCAGCGTTGACATTCTCCCATTTTGTCACCTTCATTAAAATTATAACCATTTTTGCCTTGGTCTTGCTTATGGTTAAGATAAGTAACTAGTTACTAAAGTAAAGTAGGCACTATAAAGTAACCTATGAATTCACCTGAAAGTCCTTTAACTGTCAACTGGATTTCCTCCTTCCGAACCGGGAGATTCGACCATAGAGTCTCTGGACCAGTGGCCTAAGAACGGGTAGGTTAGTTTAAAAATTTGGCGGATCGATCAGATACATCCGTTGATCCTTCGAGGGGAGGATGGTTGATCACAATGCGTAGGATGGGTCAAAACAGATTTTGGGGAACGCTGGTTTTTGTGTTGGTGGTGAATTTTTCCATCGTTGAACCCTTCCACACCACAACTGCTCAGGAAATTAACAGACCGAACCCCTCGACTCCCTCATTAGAACGCATCCAACAGGGTAAAAGCTTATATGTGGGGCCTGCCAGGTGCGTTTATCGTCATGGTCAGACCGCTTTGCGCCGTCCCCTTACCGGGCAAGAACTTTTTTCCATTATTAAATCCGCCGTGCCAGGGACATCTCATATGCCTTTTACGTATCTGCTTTCAGACGAGCAAATATGGGATATCGTGGCGTATCAGCTTCGCGAGACATGCCAAAACGGTTGCGCCAGGGACCCATCTTAAGAAAAAAAGCACTGAGGGTATTATCACGTTTTAAAAGGATGGGTATACGATGAAAGTGAGTACTGCTCCCTCAAGGCCTGATGTCAGATTGAATGCGGATACGAATTGGTCGATCATAGTTTCCATGTGAACACCTCCAGGGGGCATTTAAATTCTATCATTGCGCTCTTGAATGTCGAAGGGACAAGCAAGATGGCACGTATTCCGACCGCAGCATTCACCGTTCTTCTTGCATGTTGACCTTTTCCAAAAACGCATCGAGTTCGGAATTGGCATAAATGCCATAGGCATCGACGATAGTTCCTCGCAGACGGTCATGCGTTTCAACGGCATACACCACCGACTCATCATCGGGATCACTGATGCCTTCAAACCGATGATGCTCACGGATTGAGAGTTCTTCCGGTTTGAACGTTTTCCGATTTCGACCGCACAAAAGGCATGATGAAGAATGCCAAAATTAGTAGTGAAGCCCCCTCTTTGACATGGCGTCTATAGCCCCGTTCTTGGGCAACCATTTCGAAGGAGGCGTCTTAGGATAATCGAATGATGATGCCGGAAGTCTGAAAACCGGGACCCACGAACCGCTCCAGGTATTAGGCCGAGCCCACGGATGAGCGAGTGAAATCGATGAAGCGAATTCCCGTCGGGTATTTAGGGTTCATAGTAAAGGCCAAGGCCTCACGTGCTTACAGAATTTTTATCTAAAGTCTGTTCCATTTCCAGAATTTTGACCGTTGTTTTGAGGATAGCATCGGGGTTCAGGGAGATGCTGTCGATGCTTTGCTCCACGAGGAACTGTGCAAACTCGGGATAGTCACTGGGAGCCTGGCCGCAGATGCCGATCTTTCGCCCTTTAGCCTTTGCGGCTTTTATGACGTGGGCGATGAACGTTTTGACGGCGGGGTTGCGCTCATCAAAGACATGGGCCACGATTTCTGAATCCCGGTCTACGCCCAGCACCAACTGTGTCAAATCATTTGAGCCGATGGAAAACCCATCGAAGATCTCGGCAAATTCTTCCGCCAGAATAACGTTACTCGGAATTTCGCACATTACATAGACTTCCAGTCCCTTGTCGCCACGTTTCAGTCCGTGCTTGGCCATCTCCTCGAGAACCCTTTTGCCTTCCTCAACGGTCCGGCAAAATGGAATCATGAGTTTCACGTTCGTGAGCCCCATCTCCCCCCTGACTTTTTTCATGGCCCGACATTCCAGAGCAAAGCCGTCCCTGTAGCGGGGATCGTAGTAGCGGGACGCGCCACGAAATCCGAGCATGGGATTCTCTTCTGTCGGTTCATAAGCCCTGCCGCCAATTAAATCCGCGTATTCGTTCGACTTGAAGTCGCTCATGCGGACAATGACATCTTTGGGGTAGAAGGCTGCCCCGATCATGCCTACACCTTGGGCAAGTTTGTCGATGAAGTATTGCCTTTTGTCAGGATAGGCAGTGGTGAGACGATCAATCTCAGCTTTCACGCCGGCATCCTTAATTTGGCCATACTCCAATAATGCCAAGGGATGGATTTTAATGAAGGTGCTGATAATAAATTCTTCGCGGGCTAGCCCGACTCCGTCATTGGGGATACCGGAAAGGGAGAAGGCTTCCTCAGGATTTCCAATATTCATCATGACTTTGGTGCGGGGGTGTCCCAAATTTTTCAGAGTAACCCGTTCGATATCAAACGGGAGCCGGCCTTCATAGACGAAACCGGTGTCACCTTCCGCACAGGAGACCGTCACCGATTGCCCGTTCTTGAGAGCGTCGGTCGCCCGCTCTGCCCCGACGATAGCCGGAAGACCAAGCTCCCGACTGACGATGGCCGCATGGCAGGTTCGTCCTCCTCGATTGGTCACGATGGCCGACGCTTTTTTCATGATCGGTTCCCAGTCCGGATCGGTTTTGTCCGTAACCAGCACGTCTCCTTTTCGAAAGTCCTGAAGGTTCTGGGCATGGGTGATGACCCGAACCGGGCCCTGACCGATTTTCTCTCCTATGCTCCGGCCTTGAATGAGAACCTCCCCCCGCTTGGTCAGGTGATAGGTTTCCATCACATCGGGATCTTTTCTGGACTGAACCGTTTCGGGCCGGGCTTGAACAATAAACAGCTCACCCGTCTGTCCGTCCTTGGCCCATTCGATGTCCATGGGGCAGGCTCGGCCTTTCTTTGCGCTGTAATGGTCTTCAATGAGGCAGCCCCATCGGGCCAACGTCAGAATTTCCTCATCGTTCATAGAAAAACGGTTTCGGTCATCAGGGGAGACCGGCACGTTTTTGACCATCTTGCTCCCCCCAATATCATAAATCAGTTTGAATTCCTTGCTTCCCGCAATTTTATGAAGAATCGGCTGAAACCCCTGCTTGAGGGTGGGCTTAAAGACATAATACTCATCAGGATTAACGGCGCCTTGCACGACATTTTCCCCCAGCCCGTAGGAGGCGTTGATCAGAACGACATCAGGGAATCCCGTTTCCGTATCAATTGTGAAGAGCACACCCGCTGAGGCCAGATCGGAACGCACCATTTGTTGCACTCCGATAGACAGCGCGATTTGGAGATGGTCGAAATCTTTATCGACTCGATAGGAAATGGCCCGGTCGGTGAACAACGACGCAAAGCATCGCTTGCACGTTTCAAGGAGCGCCTGATGGCCCTGCACATTGAGATAGGTTTCCTGTTGTCCGGCAAAACTGGCATCCGGTAAATCCTCCGCTGTCGCACTGCTTCGTACGGCCACGTCGGCTCCATCCTTCGACTGGGCACTCAGTCGGTCATAGGCTTCCTCTATGGCCTGTTCCAGTTCCGGAGGAAGGGTGGCACCAATAATCGCTTGTCGGATTTGTCGCCCTCTTTGACGGAGGTTGGACATATCCCCGGTATCCAGGTCGCCCAGGATCTGTTGGATTTTGGTGTCGAGTCCGGCCTCACGCAGCACATAGCGATAGGCCTCAGCCGTGATGGCGAAACCGTTGGGAATCTTGACCCCCTGGGGAGTGAGCTCCCGGTACATTTCGCCAAGAGAGGCATTTTTGCCTCCCACTCGACTGATATCCTGCAAGCCAATTTCTTCAAACCAGAGGATGTAGGATTCAGATGTTGAGGCATGAGTTTTCATACCAACAGCGTTCCTTCTTTATGTTTAAAAACCAGTAAAACGGGAGTGCATTTTAATACACATCGTAAGGGTCGAAGGCGGTCATGGCGGTACGCGGTGCCTGCCGACCGGAAAGCGAAAGTCTTTTCCCGCAATTGGGACAGGTGAATTGTTCAACCTTTGTTTCGTTCGAATAATGGCTGCTGGCCATCACCTGAGGGGGCCATGTGCAGTGACAGAGTTGAAAACCAAGGGATTGTCCCATGGCCGCATGACCAACTTGGATCATCCTTTCCGCTTCTTCAATCTTTTTTTGAATGGATTTTCGTGCTTCGCCTGGCAGCAGTTGATCGTTCGCGGAATGGACGAGGGCAATCGCCTCCTTTAAGGAGGTCAACCCTTTCGTGAAGGCTTCCAAGACTTTGAGAAGACTCTGTTCCCGTTGAGCGTGATCCATAACCATTTCCCCTTGTCTTGATGCTTGTATTGATGAACGATGCGATTGTGGCCTCCTGGGTTTAGTCGTTTGATATGTTCGAGTCCTTATCCCTTAATACAGATTAACGGGGCGCATTTTCGCTACTTTACGGGCCAAATGCGCCTTTTCAGCCGCATCGACCACGTCGGTGACGTTTTTATAGGCACCCGGAGCTTCTTCGGCGACCCCTCGCGCGGATGGACTTCTGATCAGGATTCCCTGAGCCCCTAATTCTTGAATCACCCTCTGACCTTTCCATTGGCGGGTGGCTTGATGCCGACTCATACTGCGTCCTGCTCCATGACAGGCGGACCCATAGGCCAGACCCATGCCCTCTTTCGTTCCGACAAGAAGATAAGAGGCTGTTCCCATGGTTCCACCGATAAGGACCGGTTGACCGAAGGACTGGAGGTCAGCAGGGATGGCCGCATGTCCCGGACCAAATGCACGGGTGGCACCTTTCCGATGGACAAAGATGCGCCGACTCCGGCCGCCGATCTGATGCTCCTCCATTTTGCAGGTGTTGTGTGACACATCGTAGAGCAGTGGTAGGATCGTCTGAGAAAAGATCTCTGAGAAAGCTTGACGCACTAAGTGGGTGACGATTTCCCGGTTGGCTAAGGCGCAATTCATCGCCGCCCGCATCGCTCCAAGATATTCCTGCCCCAGGGGGGAGTTTATCGGGGCACAGGCCAATTCGCGGTCCGGCAGGGTAATGCCATACTGGCTTGCCGCCACCACCATTTTCTTAAGGTATTCGGTACCGATTTGATGTCCAAGTCCTCGAGATCCGCAATGAATGCTGACCAGGATATCCCCGGTATGGATACCGAGTTTTTCCGCCAAGGGATCGTGGTAGGTTTCCACGACCTCCTGAATTTCCAAATAATGATTCCCTGATCCTAACGTCCCCATTTCGTCCTGCTGGCGCTTCTTGGCGTGATCAGATACGCATGCGGGTTTTGCCCCGGGCATGCAGCCCTGTTCTTCAATGCGCGATAAATCTTTCTCTGTCCCATAGCCTTGTTGGACCGCCCATTGGGCACCGCCGGCGAGCATGTCATCCATTTCCTTGGGTTTCAGATGGAATCGACCAGTACTTCCCACGCCCGCGGGTACTTGTGCAAATAAGAGGTCCGCCAGTTTTTCTTTCACGGGCGTGATATCGTCCGCACGTAAACCCGTATAGAGGGCCCGTACGCCGCAGGAAATATCAAACCCAACACCGCCGGCAGACACCACCCCGCCCTGTTGAGGGTCGAAGGCGGCGACTCCGCCTATGGGAAACCCGTAACCCCAGTGGGCATCGGGCATCGCAAACGAGGCTTGGACAATTCCCGGGAGTGTGGCCACATTGACGACCTGTTCATAAACCTTCAGATCCATATCGCGAATGAGTGACTCATCCGCGTAAATAATTCCCGGCACGCGCATTCTTCCCCTCTGAGGAATGTGCCACTCATACGCAGAGACAGGGGTGAGGAGATTCAGGTCCATATCGTTGGTCGGAAGAAAAAATGGTGCAGCAATGGGTATCTTGACAGAGTCGGCTCAGCAAACATGGTACGTTCAAACCACGGGATTAGACATCGACGACACATTGGGCAACCCAGCCATTTCCCTCAATCTTCCGGACAGATAACTCGGTATAGGTCGCCCCTTTTACTTCTACGGCTGGTTCATGTTTGATACGATCGACCGGTTCCCCTCGCGCAATGGCTTTGAGGTGATGATCCGTGATCGTGACGTCAAACCGGCCGAATACCATGTGACCGCATGCCATTTCATAGATGAGGGCATTCAGCCAATCAACAAGTAATAGGTCATCATCCGGCGCGTTGCAGGTGAAGTGGCGCTCCACCTGAGGATTTACCTGTTGGGGATCTGTAACGACAGCCGTCAGCGCTAATGCTGCCTGCTCGAAGGCCTGGGGCTTGGTGATTCCAAAGCCACGAATCCCCATATCCGCCTCATGGGGAAAATGCTCCCACTTTCCTGAAGGCTCAGCGCCGTCCATGTGTATCATTATCCGATTGTCAGCCTGAGTTTCAAGCAAAGGACCTGTGCCCAGGTTAACGCTACCATAGCTCAGCGACATCCTTCGGTGAACCTTGCCCTGAGGGCCTTGGACTGCGCTCAGGGCAGGCTTGCCGAATAGGTGAGAATGACAAGGAACGGGAAGCCATCCGCCATTAATTTCTGTCTAATCCAGAAGGAAGGATATGTTGGCGTTAATGCGATACTTGGTGATCTTGTTATTTTCCACTTTGGCTTCCATATCCTTGATATAAATCGATTTAATACCATGCACGCTTTTGGCGGCTTTGGTCACGGCGTATGAAGCCGCATCCTCCCAACTCTTTTCTGATTCTGCTAACACTTCGATCACTTTTAACATGTCCGACATGGCTGAACCTCCTTAATAGTAAAATGAATGATATTCCACTGACCTGGAGACAGGTGTTGAGCTGTTATCCGTGCCTCTCTGTTGAAGGACGAAGTTTGGCGATGGGATTAAAAGGAGCAAGGAATCTGATATATCGCAAGACATCCCAGCGCTCATCTTCCGTCAGGCGCCCTGACCATCCATGCATGGGAGAAAAGACGGCTCCATAGGTAATCACATTCATTAATTCCCAATCGGTTTTTGATCGTGATTCCAACGAGTGAAAATTCGCGGGCTGTACCAACAGGAATTGGGTGTCCGGCCCATCGCCGGCCCCTTTTTCTCCGTGACAATTTGCGCAGTGCTTTTCAAACAGGATTTTCCCATTCTGAGGGTTGCCTGGAACTTCCTGACTGAACGCCAGAATGGGCCAGGCCATGAGGAAGATGAAACTGAGAAACCAAAGGTATTTGTGTGGTTGATGCATGGTGTCCTCCTGCTCGCTTATCGGTAGAGTGTGGATACGTGCCATCGAAGTGTCATAACTTTCACCTCATATTCATGGCTCCTGTATAGATTCCAGGTACGACAGCAGTTGCCAGATTCGCCCTCGCACTTGGTCCGCCCACTCCGTTTCAATCGAGACTTCATCATCCGGTATCCGAAACCATATTCCAAACACCGGCATATCGCGGGTGCCATGACTTGGAATGTGATCGCGCCCATCGATCGTACGGTACGCGTGCCAAAAGGGGAATGTCCCACCATGGTTGGCTGATAACCTGGTCAGATTTGCTGGCTTGGGCTTCAAAGATTCAGAAAGAGGGCCGTCCCCCTTGGCCTGGGTTCCATGACAGGTTACGCAGAATTTTTGAAAGAGCTGCCTCCCTCCGGCTATAACATCCTGTTCCTGAGCCCATCCCGAATTCATTCCTATTCCTAGGATCAGCAAGGCGAGGCTCCCATTCCGCAGGAGAAGGCTAAACAAATATTTCATAGTGCATTCTTTGGGGTGATGAAATCATTTAGGCCACCTCTTGAGCATGTTTGGGGGAAGATTTGTATTGACAAATTTTGCGATTGGATCGGGTTGGTAAATCAAAGATTTCCCCGCAGTTCAAGCATCGCCATTCATAAATCCAAACAGTTTTATAAATATTTTCCATATTCAGACAGGTTTCAATGACCATGAACCCATGGCAGCGGGAACATTCCATAATGTCGCCTCCCGGTATCAATTTTTTCTCAAAGGTATGTTCCTAAAGCAATGAAAATGTTGATCCCTCTCTTGAGCCATGCCGTCTCAAATTGTGAGCGAGGGAGAACATGGATCCGATAACAAGGAGGAACTATCAAACCTTATGCCAAATCCTAAATATGGATTCAGGATGAAAGGAATGGCGAGAGAATAAGGAGGGGAAAGGGTGCCAATCCCATTGAGAATAAGGCGAAACCCTACATAACCAGCAAAGAAAAATTGAACTGGAAAAACAGTTAACCTGGCATGGCACGGCGGAGAAAAGGTCGGGGATAGAAGTAAATATTAGTGGAACGCCCAGCGCACTGTGGCATCTTTCCCCAGAGCTTTCGAGCCGGTGGTCCCAGTCTTCCTCACCGGGATCCTTTCGGCACACGAAAAAATATATGACCGTGACAGGCTATCAAAGAGGGAGTATGGAGGGTATTCCTGGCAATACCGCGTGCCTGTAAGGGATCATGCCGATCAGGGCGAGTGGGGGGCAAAAATGGCGCACGCATCTCAGTGGCCCCCACAC
This region includes:
- a CDS encoding dodecin family protein; translation: MSDMLKVIEVLAESEKSWEDAASYAVTKAAKSVHGIKSIYIKDMEAKVENNKITKYRINANISFLLD
- a CDS encoding c-type cytochrome; this encodes MHQPHKYLWFLSFIFLMAWPILAFSQEVPGNPQNGKILFEKHCANCHGEKGAGDGPDTQFLLVQPANFHSLESRSKTDWELMNVITYGAVFSPMHGWSGRLTEDERWDVLRYIRFLAPFNPIAKLRPSTERHG
- a CDS encoding c-type cytochrome gives rise to the protein MKYLFSLLLRNGSLALLILGIGMNSGWAQEQDVIAGGRQLFQKFCVTCHGTQAKGDGPLSESLKPKPANLTRLSANHGGTFPFWHAYRTIDGRDHIPSHGTRDMPVFGIWFRIPDDEVSIETEWADQVRGRIWQLLSYLESIQEP
- a CDS encoding c-type cytochrome translates to MRRMGQNRFWGTLVFVLVVNFSIVEPFHTTTAQEINRPNPSTPSLERIQQGKSLYVGPARCVYRHGQTALRRPLTGQELFSIIKSAVPGTSHMPFTYLLSDEQIWDIVAYQLRETCQNGCARDPS
- a CDS encoding archease, coding for MDGAEPSGKWEHFPHEADMGIRGFGITKPQAFEQAALALTAVVTDPQQVNPQVERHFTCNAPDDDLLLVDWLNALIYEMACGHMVFGRFDVTITDHHLKAIARGEPVDRIKHEPAVEVKGATYTELSVRKIEGNGWVAQCVVDV
- the ppsA gene encoding phosphoenolpyruvate synthase, with the translated sequence MKTHASTSESYILWFEEIGLQDISRVGGKNASLGEMYRELTPQGVKIPNGFAITAEAYRYVLREAGLDTKIQQILGDLDTGDMSNLRQRGRQIRQAIIGATLPPELEQAIEEAYDRLSAQSKDGADVAVRSSATAEDLPDASFAGQQETYLNVQGHQALLETCKRCFASLFTDRAISYRVDKDFDHLQIALSIGVQQMVRSDLASAGVLFTIDTETGFPDVVLINASYGLGENVVQGAVNPDEYYVFKPTLKQGFQPILHKIAGSKEFKLIYDIGGSKMVKNVPVSPDDRNRFSMNDEEILTLARWGCLIEDHYSAKKGRACPMDIEWAKDGQTGELFIVQARPETVQSRKDPDVMETYHLTKRGEVLIQGRSIGEKIGQGPVRVITHAQNLQDFRKGDVLVTDKTDPDWEPIMKKASAIVTNRGGRTCHAAIVSRELGLPAIVGAERATDALKNGQSVTVSCAEGDTGFVYEGRLPFDIERVTLKNLGHPRTKVMMNIGNPEEAFSLSGIPNDGVGLAREEFIISTFIKIHPLALLEYGQIKDAGVKAEIDRLTTAYPDKRQYFIDKLAQGVGMIGAAFYPKDVIVRMSDFKSNEYADLIGGRAYEPTEENPMLGFRGASRYYDPRYRDGFALECRAMKKVRGEMGLTNVKLMIPFCRTVEEGKRVLEEMAKHGLKRGDKGLEVYVMCEIPSNVILAEEFAEIFDGFSIGSNDLTQLVLGVDRDSEIVAHVFDERNPAVKTFIAHVIKAAKAKGRKIGICGQAPSDYPEFAQFLVEQSIDSISLNPDAILKTTVKILEMEQTLDKNSVST